A single region of the Sorghum bicolor cultivar BTx623 chromosome 9, Sorghum_bicolor_NCBIv3, whole genome shotgun sequence genome encodes:
- the LOC8061069 gene encoding myosin-17 isoform X6, producing the protein MAATLKIVVGSHIWLEDKDLAWIDGEVFRNEGQNVHVHTTNGKTVIVSISDIHPKDTEVPSDGIDDMTRLSYLHEPGVLNNLAVRYAKNIIYTYTGNILIAINPFQSLPHLSEPRTMEKYKGANFGELDPHVFAIADVSYRQMMNEGKSNSILVSGESGAGKTETTKMLMRYLAFLGGRSRTGGRTVEQQVLESNPVLEAFGNAKTVRNNNSSRFGKFVEIQFDKSGKISGAAIRTYLLERSRVCQINSPERNYHCFYFLCAAPSEDIKSYKLADPSSFHYLNQSTCIKLDEISDAKEYLATRSAMNTVGITEQEQEATFRVVAAVLHLGNISFVKGREVDSSVIKDEKARFHLNAAAELLMCDCGNLENALIKRKINTPEGVITTIVDPNSATVSRDGLAKQIYSRLFDWLVNRLNASIGQDTSSDRLIGVLDIYGFESFKTNSFEQLCINFTNEKLQQHFNQNVFKMEQEEYNREQIDWSYIEFVDNQDVLDLIEKKPGGIIALLDEACMFPKCTHESFSQKLYEKFRNNKRFCKPKLSRTAFTIQHYAGEVTYQSDHFLDKNRDYVVVEHQELLNASKCSFVSGLFPSVLEENTKASKSSIATRFKWQLQELMETLSSTEPHYIRCIKPNNQLKPTTFENINVLQQLRCSGVLEAIRISCAGYPTRKIFHDFLCRFCILAPEVFTERNNEKITCQKILDKMGLHGYQIGRTKVFLRAGQMAELDARRTEVRNKAAIAIQNRFHTHVAREQFLALRMTSISFQSFVRVILACKLHVFLRKQAAVLHIQKSYRCYFAWKTYSELCSSAITLQTGLRAFGAYNEYIIRKQNKASTYVQACWRCHRDHLNYLKMKRSVLIYQCAWRRRIARGELRKLKMAARDTETLKVEKEKLEEHVEELTSRLGLEKNLRIDLEKNKAREISKLQAALREMEQRVEEAIEMQERELAKKAIEEALAQEREKITVLTNEVDGLKVLLLREREENSATKSALIVTREENDVLNKKIVVADANMEQLRDTVKRFEKNVTELESSLMKEKEQNTTIGRELNEAHQRVEELLRQIANANGKSTELQTAVQRLQESLIEGEATLLAERKESEATKKSLTEAHVKNEELLNKIEVAEHNINNFKDDIQRLEETATTLETSLLSEKQQNTAIISQLAEAQQGIEVLQKKFEDANKTIDLLQDSLKRCEDNTSTRDALYVAERQEHDQTKQALSKAQERNGELLRKVDDSEKTINKMLENAQRLEKHATARESLLLKTKQNLDCTTKALTEARGRNRDLVTSFEDSAKKVNMLEDSLNRLEECTAEKDSLLAVERQENKTTKEELANAQKTINELVHESQKSQEIRKQLEDTIKRSDAFSSEDVPQLLFRYHHYTVIVTFQCDFERFEAESTARDTILLSEKQAHETTKKVLTEIQWRNEELIKKIQDCDKNTLELQLTVERLQENTSTAEALLLREREQNNATMKAQAETQERNLQLLNKLEDVDRKISLLQGNVQRLGDNTAKDTLLLSEKREKDALKEALTESEYKNEELLMKTEEANKKVEHLQNTINLLKENMAASLEAERQENEAIKRSLVEAQERNDVLFKKVRDSEYRAHQLQDTVQKLQVDAISRLSNFVMDKQDGDGVKNAHTEAHGTNEDLMRRNENLLKRNDDLVKKVEDSAILVTELRGNLERLEGKAANLEAENQLLRQQAIATPPSTAKSSQAACSKISMIHRCQESGHILNGNVAYAEMKSSTGPTETRPSMGSSLDLINHKDYENGQRLFNEVYQHQQPQNHQQLLLKYITQYLGFSGRKPIAAYLIYYCLLHWRSFEEAKTSVFDSIIQVVNSATEYL; encoded by the exons ATG GCTGCCACATTAAAGATTGTTGTAGGCTCCCATATATGGCTGGAGGATAAAGATTTAGCTTGGATTGATGGCGAGGTTTTCCGAAATGAAGGTCAAAATGTCCATGTCCACACTACCAATGGAAAGACG GTTATTGTGAGCATATCAGACATTCATCCAAAGGACACAGAAGTGCCATCTGATGGCATTGATGACATGACAAGGCTATCATACCTGCATGAACCTGGTGTTCTAAATAATCTTGCTGTTCGATATGCAAAAAATATAATTTAT ACCTATACTGGCAATATTCTGATTGCAATTAATCCATTCCAAAGTCTGCCTCATCTTTCTGAGCCCCGTACCATGGAGAAGTACAAAGGTGCAAATTTTGGCGAGCTAGACCCTCATGTGTTTGCAATTGCCGATGTTTCTTACAG GCAGATGATGAATGAGGGAAAGAGCAACTCCATTTTGGTGAGTGGTGAAAGTGGTGCTGGTAAAACTGAAACCACAAAGATGCTAATGAGATATCTTGCTTTTTTGGGCGGACGGTCTAGAACAGGCGGGAGGACAGTTGAACAACAAGTATTAGAA TCTAATCCAGTCCTTGAAGCTTTTGGCAATGCAAAGACTGTCCGTAACAACAACTCAAG TCGATTTGGAAAATTTGTTGAAATCCAATTTGACAAGAGTGGGAAGATATCAGGTGCTGCCATTAGAACATACTTGCTTGAAAGATCTCGTGTTTGCCAAATCAATAGTCCAGAGAGAAACTACCATTGCTTTTACTTCCTATGTGCAGCACCATCGGAG GATATCAAAAGCTATAAGCTTGCTGACCCATCATCATTCCACTATCTCAACCAATCCACGTGCATTAAACTTGACGAAATTAGTGATGCTAAGGAATATCTTGCAACACGAAGTGCAATGAATACAGTTGGCATTACTGAGCAAGAACAG GAGGCTACATTCCGGGTAGTTGCTGCTGTGCTCCATCTTGGTAACATCAGTTTTGTGAAAGGGAGAGAGGTAGATTCATCTGTAATAAAGGACGAGAAAGCTAGGTTCCATCTTAATGCAGCAGCAGAGCTCTTGAT GTGTGATTGTGGGAATCTGGAGAATGCATTAATAAAGAGGAAAATAAATACACCAGAAGGAGTTATAACCACAATAGTTGATCCTAATTCTGCTACTGTTAGCAGGGATGGCTTAGCAAAGCAAATATATTCTCGACTATTTGACTG GCTCGTAAACAGACTAAATGCCTCCATAGGACAAGATACATCCTCTGACCGATTGATTGGAGTACTTGATATCTATGGTTTCGAAAGTTTTAAGACTAATAG CTTTGAGCAATTATGCATCAATTTCACCAATGAAAAACTTCAACAGCATTTTAATCAG AATGTCTTCAAAATGGAGCAGGAAGAGTATAATAGGGAGCAGATCGACTGGAGCTACATAGAATTTGTCGACAACCAAGATGTTCTAGACTTAATTGAGAAG aagCCTGGTGGAATTATTGCACTGCTTGATGAAGCTTG TATGTTTCCTAAGTGCACACATGAATCATTTTCTCAGAAGCTGTATGAGAAATTCAGGAATAACAAAAGATTTTGCAAACCAAAGCTTTCTCGCACTGCGTTTACCATACAGCATTATGCAGGAGAA GTAACTTACCAATCTGATCATTTCCTGGACAAAAACAGAGACTATGTAGTTGTAGAACATCAAGAATTACTTAATGCTTCCAAGTGCTCTTTTGTGTCAGGGTTATTCCCATCAGTACTAGAGGAGAACACAAAAGCATCAAAGTCTTCCATTGCTACTCGCTTCAAG TGGCAACTCCAAGAACTAATGGAGACTTTGAGTTCTACGGAACCTCATTACATCAGATGTATTAAGCCCAACAATCAACTTAAGCCTACTACTTTTGAGAACATCAATGTTCTGCAGCAACTCCGGTGTTCA GGTGTTCTTGAAGCTATTAGAATCAGTTGTGCTGGATATCCTACAAgaaaaatatttcatgattttctcTGTCGATTTTGCATTCTTGCTCCTGAAGTTTTCACAGAAAG AAACAATGAAAAGATAACATGCCAAAAGATTTTGGACAAGATGGGACTCCATGGTTATCAG ATTGGAAGAACAAAGGTGTTCCTGAGAGCTGGTCAGATGGCTGAATTAGATGCTAGAAGAACTGAAGTGCGGAATAAAGCAGCTATAGCTATTCAGAATAGATTTCACACTCATGTTGCTCGTGAGCAATTCCTTGCATTACGCATGACATCAATATCTTTTCAATCTTTTGTTAGAG TGATATTGGCCTGCAAGTTACATGTTTTCCTCAGAAAACAAGCTGCAGTACTGCATATACAGAAAAGTTACCGCTGCTATTTTGCTTGGAAGACTTATTCAGAGCTATGTTCTTCAGCCATTACATTGCAGACAGGGTTAAGGGCCTTTGGTGCTTATAACGAATACATTAtcagaaaacaaaataaagCCTCTACTTATGTCCAG GCTTGTTGGCGTTGCCATAGGGATCATTTGAATTACCTTAAAATGAAAAGATCGGTGCTAATTTACCAGTGTGCATGGAGAAGACGGATTGCTAGAGGAGAACTCAGAAAGCTCAAAATG GCTGCAAGGGACACAGAAACCCTGAAGGTGGAGAAGGAGAAACTTGAGGAGCACGTGGAAGAGCTGACTAGCCGTTTGGGCTTGGAAAAGAATCTTAGG ATTGATCTAGAGAAGAATAAGGCAAGAGAAATTTCCAAACTACAGGCTGCTCTTCGTGAGATGGAGCAGCGGGTTGAAGAAGCCATAGAGATGCAGGAAAGAGAATTAGCCAAAAAGGCTATTGAGGAAGCtttagctcaagaaagagaaaagatcaCCGTATTAACTAATGAAGTTGATGGGTTGAAG GTACTACTATTAAGAGAACGAGAAGAAAACAGTGCAACTAAGAGTGCACTCATTGTTACTCGGGAAGAAAATGATGTGCTGAATAAGAAAATTGTGGTTGCAGATGCAAACATGGAGCAGCTTAGAGATACTGTAAAGAG ATTTGAAAAGAATGTGACTGAACTGgagtcttcattgatgaaagaaaaggaacaaaacactacaattggAAGGGAACTAAATGAAGCACACCAGAGGGTTGAAGAATTACTGAGACAAATTGCAAATGCCAACGGGAAATCCACAGAGCTTCAGACTGCTGTGCAAAG GCTGCAAGAAAGTTTAATTGAGGGAGAAGCTACTTTGCTtgcagaaagaaaagaaagtgaaGCAACCAAGAAATCACTCACTGAAGCTCATGTAAAAAATGAGGAACTACTCAATAAAATTGAAGTAGCTGAACATAACATTAATAACTTCAAAGACGACATCCAAAG ACTTGAAGAAACTGCAACAACTTTGGAGACTTCATTGTTATCTGAGAAACAACAGAATACTGCAATAATTTCACAATTAGCTGAAGCACAACAGGGCATTGAAGTACTGCAGAAGAAATTTGAAGATGCCAATAAGACAATTGATCTGCTTCAAGATTCTTTGAAAAG GTGTGAGGACAACACAAGCACAAGGGATGCCTTATATGTAGCAGAAAGGCAGGAGCATGATCAAACCAAACAAGCACTTTCCAAAGCTCAGGAAAGAAATGGGGAATTGCTTAGGAAAGTTGATGATAGTGAGAAAACTATAAACAAGATGCTGGAGAATGCTCAGAG ACTTGAGAAACATGCAACAGCAAGGGAATCTTTGCTTCTTAAGACAAAGCAGAATCTTGACTGCACTACAAAAGCACTAACTGAAGCACGAGGGAGAAACCGAGACTTAGTGACAAGTTTTGAGGATTCAGCTAAAAAAGTCAATATGCTTGAGGATTCACTTAACAG ACTAGAAGAATGCACAGCAGAGAAAGACTCTTTGTTGGCAGTAGAAAGACAAGAAAACAAAACGACCAAAGAAGAACTGGCTAATGCCCAGAAAACAATTAATGAATTAGTACACGAGTCACAGAAGTCCCAGGAAATAAGAAAACAATTGGAAGATACCATCAAGAGGTCTGATGCTTTTTCTTCAGAGGACGTGCCCCAACTTCTTTTTCGATATCATCATTACACTGTGATAGTGACTTTTCAGTGTGATTTTGAAAGGTTTGAAGCAGAATCTACTGCCAGAGACACAATATTATTATCAGAGAAACAGGCACATGAGACGACCAAGAAAGTTCTAACTGAAATTCAGTGGAGAAATGAAGAGTTGATCAAGAAAATTCAGGATTGTGATAAAAATACTCTTGAGCTTCAGCTAACTGTGGAGAG GCTTCAGGAAAACACATCTACTGCAGAGGCTTTACTGTTGAGAGAACGTGAACAAAACAATGCAACCATGAAGGCACAAGCTGAAACTCAAGAAAGAAATTTGCAGTTACTAAACAAGCTTGAGGACGTTGACAGAAAAATCAGTCTTCTTCAAGGAAATGTACAAAG GCTTGGTGATAACACAGCAAAAGACACTTTGCTGCTATCTGAGAAACGTGAGAAGGATGCCCTGAAGGAAGCACTTACTGAGAGTGAATACAAAAATGAAGAGTTACTGATGAAAACTGAAGAAGCCAACAAAAAAGTTGAGCATCTTCAAAACACTATAAATTT GCTTAAGGAGAATATGGCAGCTTCTTTGGAAGCTGAAAGACAAGAAAATGAAGCAATCAAGAGGTCCCTTGTTGAAGCTCAGGAGAGAAACGATGTATTATTTAAGAAAGTTAGGGATAGCGAATACAGGGCCCACCAGCTTCAAGATACTGTCCAAAA GCTTCAAGTAGATGCCATATCTAGACTGTCTAACTTTGTAATGGACAAACAAGATGGCGATGGTGTCAAGAATGCACATACTGAAGCTCATGGAACAAATGAAGATCTAATGAGGAGAAATGAAAACCTCCTAAAAAGGAATGATGACTTGGTGAAGAAGGTTGAAGATTCTGCTATACTTGTTACTGAGCTTCGAGGGAACTTAGAAAG GTTAGAAGGGAAAGCTGCCAACTTAGAGGCTGAAAATCAATTGCTTCGTCAACAAGCAATTGCAACTCCTCCATCCACAGCAAAGTCTTCTCAAGCTGCATGCTCTAAAATCAGTATGATCCAT AGATGTCAAGAAAGTGGTCATATTTTAAATGGCAACGTAGCATATGCTGAAATGAAGTCCTCAACCGGTCCAACAGAAACGAGACCCTCAATG GGTAGTTCCCTTGATTTGATTAACCACAAGGATTATGAAAATGGGCAAAGGTTATTTAATGAAGTATATCAG CACCAGCAACCCCAGAATCATCAGCAGTTATTGCTCAAATATATTACCCAGTATCTTGGATTCTCTGGGAGAAAACCTATTGCTGCTTATCTTATATACTATTGTCTTCTTCATTGGAGATCTTTTGAAGAAGCAAAGACAAGTGTCTTTGACAGTATTATACAAGTTGTAAACTCAGCAACTGAG TACCTGTAA